From Permianibacter aggregans, a single genomic window includes:
- a CDS encoding sensor domain-containing diguanylate cyclase — protein sequence MSAADIKELHWLFDILQHIDVGMVVIDRKYRIKVWNSFMENHSGMVPEKVIGKSLLELFPEIQVDWFKAKVESAALLNNRTFTIWEQRPYLIRFNTYQPITGIEDHMFQNITIIPLVSATGDVEDIAIIIYDVTDVASNKRQLQAANLNLQALSRTDRLTQLNNRGFWEEMLNKEFARFKRYGGVSSLIMFDIDHFKKVNDTYGHQAGDKVIQTVAQTLRNNLRSTDIGGRYGGEEFGVILPDTNTDGAKIFAERLRTTVENLPVQHEDKEIRFTISLGISELDTGCPNAKHWIEQSDKALYESKHAGRNRSTVFIGND from the coding sequence ATGAGCGCGGCGGATATCAAGGAACTGCATTGGCTGTTCGACATTCTCCAGCATATTGATGTCGGCATGGTCGTGATCGACCGTAAATACCGGATCAAAGTCTGGAACAGCTTTATGGAGAACCATTCCGGCATGGTGCCAGAGAAAGTCATCGGCAAAAGTCTGTTGGAATTGTTTCCGGAAATTCAGGTCGATTGGTTCAAAGCGAAGGTGGAATCGGCGGCGCTGCTGAACAATCGCACCTTCACGATTTGGGAGCAGCGCCCGTATCTGATCCGCTTCAATACCTATCAGCCGATTACTGGTATTGAAGATCATATGTTTCAGAACATCACGATCATTCCGCTGGTGTCGGCGACCGGTGATGTCGAAGATATCGCGATCATCATTTACGATGTTACCGATGTCGCCAGTAACAAACGTCAGCTCCAGGCCGCGAACCTGAACTTGCAAGCATTATCGCGCACCGACCGGTTAACGCAGCTGAACAACCGTGGCTTCTGGGAGGAAATGCTGAACAAGGAGTTCGCCCGATTCAAACGCTATGGTGGCGTTTCCAGTTTGATCATGTTCGATATCGATCACTTCAAGAAAGTCAACGACACCTATGGTCACCAGGCCGGCGACAAAGTGATTCAAACCGTAGCGCAAACACTGCGCAACAATTTGCGCAGCACCGACATTGGCGGTCGTTATGGCGGTGAGGAATTCGGCGTGATCCTGCCGGATACCAATACCGATGGGGCAAAAATTTTTGCTGAACGCTTGCGCACCACGGTGGAAAATCTGCCGGTGCAACACGAAGACAAGGAAATCCGCTTTACCATCAGCTTGGGCATCAGCGAATTGGATACCGGTTGCCCAAATGCCAAACACTGGATTGAGCAATCCGATAAAGCACTGTACGAATCGAAACACGCCGGTCGCAATCGCTCAACGGTCTTTATCGGTAACGATTGA
- the envZ gene encoding two-component system sensor histidine kinase EnvZ codes for MRFLPRGTFGRIALLIGALLLINQFISYYSVSIYIVQPFVRQIMHAVAMQVRVENMGGSMKLSPEISERYQQVTNIEAYNEKTALEKGLQDAKVYNTLSDEINLYLDGPFRSEVRVEEHDGLYLWVRSPYVKDRWLRIPLPQFENLYPSPLIVYLSAITILSLIGGWAFARQISRPLRRLEFAARELGRGDTPGQLVETGTEEMVAVTRAFNQMARNVHQLEQDRTMLLAGISHDLRTPLTRIRLSSEFLPDDYEDIREGIIRDTEDMDEIIDQFISFVRDGRDEHSEPGDLNALVHGAGEAAAINESDVRFDLAEDLPPVPFKALAMKRMVRNLVENALRYAGAPVTVRTRVEQNFVVLSVLDNGPGIKEVDIPRLFQPFTRGDSARSGRGTGLGLAIVKRIAEMHKARISLHNRPEGGLEARVMIPYF; via the coding sequence ATGAGGTTTTTGCCGCGCGGCACGTTCGGTCGCATTGCGTTGCTGATTGGCGCGCTGCTGCTGATCAATCAGTTTATTTCCTATTACTCGGTGTCGATTTACATCGTGCAGCCGTTTGTGCGGCAGATCATGCACGCGGTGGCGATGCAGGTGCGGGTCGAGAACATGGGCGGCAGCATGAAGCTGAGCCCGGAAATCAGCGAGCGCTACCAGCAAGTTACCAATATCGAAGCGTACAATGAAAAAACGGCGCTGGAAAAAGGTCTGCAAGACGCCAAGGTTTACAACACCTTATCCGACGAAATCAATTTGTATCTTGATGGCCCATTCCGTTCGGAAGTGCGCGTTGAAGAGCATGATGGTTTGTATCTCTGGGTGCGTTCGCCGTATGTCAAAGATCGCTGGTTACGCATTCCGTTGCCGCAGTTTGAAAACCTTTATCCGTCTCCGCTGATTGTTTATCTATCGGCGATCACGATTCTGTCGCTGATTGGCGGCTGGGCGTTTGCCAGGCAGATTTCCCGGCCATTGCGTCGTCTGGAATTTGCGGCGCGCGAACTGGGCCGTGGCGACACGCCGGGACAATTGGTGGAAACCGGTACCGAAGAAATGGTCGCGGTGACACGCGCCTTCAACCAGATGGCGCGCAACGTTCATCAATTGGAACAAGACCGGACGATGCTGCTGGCCGGCATTTCTCATGATTTGCGCACGCCACTGACCCGGATTCGCTTGTCCAGCGAATTTCTGCCTGACGATTACGAAGACATCCGCGAAGGCATTATCCGCGACACCGAAGACATGGACGAAATCATCGACCAATTCATTTCGTTTGTTCGCGATGGTCGTGATGAACATTCCGAACCGGGTGACTTGAATGCGCTGGTGCATGGTGCGGGTGAAGCCGCGGCGATCAATGAGTCCGATGTCCGTTTTGATCTGGCCGAAGATTTACCGCCGGTGCCGTTCAAAGCCCTGGCAATGAAGCGGATGGTACGTAATCTCGTGGAAAATGCACTGCGTTATGCTGGTGCACCGGTCACGGTACGCACCCGTGTTGAACAGAATTTTGTTGTACTGTCGGTGCTCGATAATGGTCCCGGTATCAAAGAGGTGGATATTCCACGCTTGTTCCAACCATTTACCCGTGGTGATTCAGCGCGTTCCGGTCGCGGTACCGGCTTGGGCTTGGCCATCGTCAAGCGCATTGCCGAAATGCATAAGGCGCGCATTTCCTTACACAACCGGCCGGAAGGCGGTTTGGAAGCGCGAGTGATGATTCCGTATTTCTGA
- the ompR gene encoding osmolarity response regulator transcription factor OmpR yields the protein MNQTQEETPKILIVDDDMRLRALLERYLKEQGFHTRAVPDGEQMDKQLQRENYHLMVLDLMLPGEDGLSICRRLRGAGNKIPIIMLTAKGDEVDRIVGLELGADDYIAKPFNPRELLARVKAVLRRQTKEIPGAPTGEEVVVTFGEFALNLGTRELLKNGEPTALTSGEFAVLKALVQHPRQPLSRDKLMNLARGRDYSALERSIDVQVSRLRRMIEVDPQRPRYIQTVWGVGYVFVPDGGAA from the coding sequence ATGAACCAGACACAAGAAGAAACCCCGAAAATCCTGATTGTTGATGACGACATGCGCCTGCGGGCGCTGTTGGAGCGTTACTTGAAGGAACAAGGCTTCCATACCCGCGCGGTGCCCGATGGCGAGCAGATGGACAAGCAGTTGCAGCGCGAGAACTACCATTTGATGGTGCTCGATTTGATGCTGCCCGGTGAAGACGGCCTGTCGATTTGCCGCCGCCTGCGCGGTGCTGGCAACAAGATCCCGATCATCATGCTGACCGCCAAGGGCGATGAAGTCGACCGTATTGTCGGCCTCGAACTCGGTGCCGATGATTACATTGCCAAGCCATTCAACCCGCGTGAATTGCTGGCCCGGGTCAAAGCCGTGTTGCGCCGGCAAACGAAAGAAATCCCTGGCGCCCCGACTGGCGAGGAAGTGGTTGTCACCTTTGGCGAGTTTGCGCTGAATCTCGGCACCCGCGAGCTGCTGAAAAACGGCGAGCCGACGGCGCTGACCAGCGGCGAATTCGCGGTATTGAAAGCGCTGGTCCAGCACCCGCGGCAACCGCTGTCGCGTGACAAGCTGATGAACTTGGCCCGTGGTCGCGATTACTCGGCGTTGGAGCGTTCGATTGACGTGCAGGTGTCGCGTCTGCGCCGGATGATTGAAGTCGATCCACAGCGCCCGCGTTACATCCAGACCGTCTGGGGCGTTGGTTATGTGTTCGTGCCGGATGGCGGCGCTGCATGA
- a CDS encoding DUF4442 domain-containing protein codes for MHLNHRWFRILLNIWSPFRGAGIKVRSVSPDFRHVIVDLKAPRWKRNYVGTHFGGSLYAMTDPFYMLMLMRNLGRDYWVWDKTASIDYLTAASGVVSAHFRLSEGQIQAIRDATATGDKHLPEFHIDIVDAQGTVVARVHRTLYVRLKKDRRPSA; via the coding sequence ATGCACCTGAATCACCGCTGGTTTCGCATCCTGCTGAATATTTGGTCGCCGTTTCGCGGTGCCGGCATCAAGGTGCGCAGCGTCAGCCCGGATTTTCGTCACGTCATCGTCGACCTGAAAGCGCCGCGCTGGAAACGCAATTACGTCGGTACCCATTTCGGCGGTTCGCTGTACGCAATGACCGACCCGTTCTACATGCTGATGCTGATGCGCAATCTCGGCCGCGATTACTGGGTCTGGGACAAGACCGCCAGCATCGACTACCTGACTGCGGCCTCCGGTGTCGTCAGCGCCCATTTCAGATTGTCGGAAGGCCAGATCCAGGCGATACGCGACGCCACCGCTACCGGCGACAAGCACCTGCCGGAATTCCATATCGATATCGTCGATGCTCAGGGCACTGTTGTCGCACGTGTGCATCGAACGCTGTACGTGCGTCTGAAGAAAGATCGCCGACCGAGTGCCTGA
- a CDS encoding Tex family protein, producing the protein MLDIARLIATELNVRPQQVNAAITLLDEGATVPFISRYRKEVTGGLTDTDLRNLDERLNYLRELEDRRGAILKSIGDQGKLTPELENQIQNVLSKTELEDLYLPYKPKRRTKGQIAIEAGLEPLADALFADPNLSPETAAADYVDADKGVADVAAALEGARFILMERFADDASLLAKLRAFLKQHALIKSKVVEGKENEGAKFRDYFEFAEAIEKVPSHRALAMFRGRNEGVLTLTLVPHEVPEGERADTALEMQVAKHLGVEDKGRAADGWLMQMAQWTWRIKLATRFETEIFNDLRERAEADAIRVFAANLRDLLMAAPAGSKTTMGLDPGLRTGVKAVVVDDTGKLLHNVTIFPHAPQNEWTNSLKMLHMLCVKFNVGLISIGNGTASRETDKLVADLLKAAPEIKATKVVVSEAGASVYSASELAAQEFPNLDVSYRGAVSIARRLQDPLAELVKIEPKSIGVGQYQHDVSQAQLAKTLDAVVEDCVNAVGVDINTASVPLLAKVSGLNRTLAANIVSFRDKNGRFKSRQDLLQVERLGAKTYEQAAGFLRIVGGDNPLDASAVHPEAYPVVEKILQKNQKSSIKELMGNVSFLRGLKVADYTDEKFGAPTVTDIIAELEKPGRDPRGEFKTATFREGVEKVSDLKIGMQLEGTVTNVTDFGAFVDVGVHQDGLVHISQLADRFVKDPREVVKAGDIVNVTVMEVDVQRQRIALSMRSDALSNIGATGGAQAKRDTRPSGQAPRQRQEKPASVGGFGALLTEAMKKR; encoded by the coding sequence ATGCTTGATATCGCTCGTCTGATCGCGACGGAACTGAATGTACGGCCACAACAGGTCAATGCCGCCATTACCCTGCTCGACGAAGGCGCGACGGTGCCGTTTATTTCCCGTTACCGGAAAGAAGTGACCGGCGGCCTGACCGATACCGATCTGCGTAATCTTGATGAGCGCCTGAATTATTTGCGCGAACTGGAAGATCGCCGTGGCGCGATTCTGAAAAGCATCGGCGATCAGGGCAAGCTGACGCCGGAACTGGAAAATCAAATCCAGAACGTGCTGAGCAAAACCGAGCTGGAAGATTTATACCTGCCGTACAAACCGAAGCGCCGCACCAAAGGCCAGATTGCCATTGAAGCTGGCTTGGAACCACTGGCCGATGCACTGTTTGCCGATCCGAATCTGTCTCCGGAAACCGCCGCTGCCGACTACGTCGATGCTGACAAAGGTGTCGCCGATGTGGCAGCGGCATTGGAAGGTGCACGTTTCATTCTGATGGAACGCTTTGCTGACGACGCGAGCTTGCTGGCCAAACTGCGCGCCTTCCTGAAACAGCACGCGCTGATCAAATCGAAAGTGGTCGAAGGCAAGGAAAACGAAGGCGCGAAATTCCGCGACTATTTCGAGTTTGCCGAAGCGATTGAAAAAGTGCCATCGCATCGTGCACTGGCCATGTTCCGTGGTCGCAACGAAGGCGTGTTGACGCTGACCTTGGTGCCACATGAAGTGCCGGAAGGCGAGCGCGCCGATACCGCGCTGGAAATGCAGGTCGCCAAACACCTCGGCGTTGAAGACAAAGGCCGTGCTGCCGATGGCTGGCTGATGCAGATGGCGCAGTGGACCTGGCGCATCAAACTCGCGACCCGTTTTGAAACCGAAATATTTAACGATTTGCGCGAGCGCGCCGAAGCCGATGCCATTCGTGTATTCGCCGCCAATTTGCGGGACTTGTTGATGGCGGCGCCGGCTGGTTCAAAAACCACCATGGGCCTTGATCCGGGCTTGCGTACCGGCGTCAAAGCCGTCGTCGTCGATGATACCGGCAAGCTGTTGCATAACGTCACGATTTTCCCGCATGCGCCGCAAAACGAGTGGACCAACTCACTGAAAATGCTGCATATGCTCTGCGTCAAATTCAATGTCGGTTTGATCAGTATCGGTAACGGCACAGCTTCGCGCGAAACCGACAAACTGGTCGCTGACTTACTGAAAGCGGCGCCGGAAATCAAAGCAACGAAAGTGGTCGTCTCTGAAGCGGGTGCCTCCGTTTACTCGGCATCGGAATTGGCCGCGCAGGAATTCCCGAATCTGGATGTTTCCTATCGCGGTGCCGTGTCGATTGCTCGCCGTCTGCAAGACCCGCTGGCTGAGCTCGTCAAGATCGAACCGAAATCAATTGGTGTGGGTCAGTATCAGCACGATGTCTCGCAAGCACAGCTCGCCAAAACACTGGATGCCGTAGTTGAGGATTGTGTCAACGCTGTCGGCGTTGATATCAATACCGCCTCGGTGCCATTGCTCGCGAAAGTATCCGGTTTGAACCGGACATTGGCTGCCAATATCGTGTCGTTCCGTGACAAGAATGGCCGTTTTAAATCACGTCAGGATTTGCTACAGGTTGAACGTCTTGGCGCGAAAACGTACGAGCAAGCGGCGGGCTTCCTGCGCATCGTCGGTGGCGACAATCCTCTCGACGCTTCAGCGGTGCACCCGGAAGCCTATCCGGTGGTCGAAAAGATTCTGCAGAAAAATCAGAAATCCTCAATCAAGGAATTGATGGGCAACGTCAGCTTCCTGCGCGGTTTGAAAGTCGCCGATTACACCGATGAAAAATTCGGTGCGCCAACGGTCACCGATATCATCGCCGAACTGGAAAAGCCCGGACGCGATCCGCGCGGTGAATTCAAAACCGCGACCTTCCGCGAAGGCGTCGAGAAAGTTTCCGATTTGAAAATCGGTATGCAACTGGAAGGCACGGTCACCAACGTCACGGACTTTGGTGCCTTCGTTGATGTCGGCGTCCATCAGGATGGTCTGGTGCACATTTCCCAGCTTGCTGATCGCTTCGTCAAAGATCCGCGTGAAGTGGTGAAAGCCGGCGACATCGTCAACGTCACCGTCATGGAGGTCGATGTCCAGCGCCAGCGTATTGCGCTGTCGATGCGCAGTGATGCGCTGAGCAATATTGGCGCAACCGGTGGTGCGCAAGCCAAACGGGACACGCGTCCTAGCGGCCAGGCGCCGCGCCAGCGTCAGGAAAAGCCGGCGTCGGTTGGTGGCTTTGGTGCCTTGCTTACAGAAGCGATGAAAAAGCGCTGA
- a CDS encoding disulfide bond formation protein B translates to MHSRTLNWLLAFVCHELLVAAYYFQYVEGLQPCPLCIVQRLAVFLIGVFALLLAVTNAKPATLLNRVFNGLGLASAVLGIVAAGRQVWLQSLPKDEVPACGPSLDYMMEVFSTSEVLSELFKGSGACAEVDWTLLGLSMGAWMLVFFSVTALFFLWRLFRK, encoded by the coding sequence ATGCACAGTCGTACCCTGAACTGGTTACTTGCCTTTGTTTGTCATGAATTGCTGGTCGCCGCTTACTATTTTCAGTACGTCGAAGGCCTGCAGCCCTGCCCGCTTTGTATCGTTCAACGCCTGGCCGTGTTCCTGATCGGCGTATTCGCATTGCTGCTGGCGGTCACCAACGCCAAACCCGCGACGCTATTGAACCGGGTATTCAATGGCCTAGGCCTGGCTTCAGCGGTGCTCGGTATTGTCGCAGCCGGCCGCCAGGTCTGGCTGCAAAGCCTGCCGAAAGATGAAGTGCCGGCCTGCGGCCCCAGCCTCGATTACATGATGGAAGTATTCAGCACCAGTGAAGTGCTCAGCGAGCTGTTCAAAGGCAGCGGCGCCTGTGCCGAAGTCGACTGGACCCTGTTGGGCCTGTCGATGGGTGCCTGGATGCTGGTGTTTTTCAGCGTAACGGCGCTGTTCTTTTTGTGGCGTTTGTTTCGGAAGTAA
- a CDS encoding 2Fe-2S iron-sulfur cluster-binding protein, translating to MSDGFVLAVGNQQVACDRSLTLLENIHRAGFRALSACRNAACGICRAKIRRGNVHYKQEPRGLSEAERVHGFCLPCAGFSDADLELEWAGLQSKDVVDVRKISCQVQSVTPLNTDTYLVSLVPADGSQPQYAAGQYLQLIMPDGSPRSFSIASAPESQLIDVHIKVIPGHERAQQVIDHVQRRQVVTVELPFGECHLPDNEHPLLMIAGGTGFAPMKSLIESSLARHEARDMWLYWGAANKSQLYWHEQMLALSTQHLRLHYVPVLAMADEGWYGATGFPHLKAADDHGDFSAFEVFCSGSEGMARAVYAFMQAKEVPDHRFHSDWIDILRNQGAL from the coding sequence ATGAGCGATGGTTTTGTTCTCGCGGTTGGTAACCAGCAGGTCGCTTGCGATCGTTCGCTAACGCTGCTCGAAAACATCCACCGCGCCGGTTTCCGTGCTCTGAGCGCCTGCCGCAATGCCGCTTGCGGCATCTGTCGCGCCAAAATCCGGCGCGGTAACGTACACTATAAGCAGGAGCCACGCGGTTTGTCCGAAGCGGAACGCGTGCACGGCTTCTGTTTGCCTTGCGCTGGTTTCAGTGACGCGGATCTGGAATTGGAATGGGCGGGTTTGCAATCGAAGGATGTCGTAGACGTGCGAAAAATCAGTTGTCAGGTGCAGTCCGTTACGCCGCTGAACACCGATACCTATTTGGTCAGTCTGGTGCCGGCGGATGGCTCGCAGCCGCAGTACGCCGCTGGCCAGTATTTGCAATTGATCATGCCCGATGGTTCGCCGCGTTCCTTTTCGATTGCCAGTGCCCCCGAGTCGCAGCTGATTGATGTGCATATCAAAGTCATTCCCGGTCATGAACGAGCACAGCAAGTCATCGATCATGTGCAGCGTCGGCAAGTGGTTACGGTTGAACTGCCATTCGGTGAATGCCATCTGCCGGACAATGAACATCCACTACTGATGATTGCTGGTGGTACCGGCTTTGCACCAATGAAGTCGCTGATCGAATCGTCACTGGCGCGACATGAAGCCCGAGACATGTGGTTGTACTGGGGTGCTGCCAATAAGAGCCAGTTGTATTGGCATGAGCAGATGTTGGCACTGAGCACGCAACATTTACGACTGCATTATGTGCCGGTGTTGGCGATGGCCGATGAAGGCTGGTACGGCGCCACCGGCTTTCCGCATTTGAAGGCCGCTGACGATCACGGCGATTTTTCCGCGTTCGAAGTATTCTGCAGTGGTTCCGAAGGCATGGCCCGGGCGGTGTACGCGTTCATGCAAGCCAAGGAAGTGCCGGATCATCGCTTTCATTCCGACTGGATTGATATCTTGCGCAACCAAGGGGCGCTCTGA
- the ubiD gene encoding 4-hydroxy-3-polyprenylbenzoate decarboxylase: MKYHDLRDFIALLEQRGLLKRIQTEVDAHLEMTEISDRVLRAGGPALLFENVKGHSMPVLTNLFGTTERVALGMGQDSIERLREVGETLAFLRQPEPPKGIREAWGQLPVWKQVLNLSPRTVRSAPCQEIVLEGDAVDLSNIPVQTCWPGDAGPLITWGLVITQGPHKPRQNLGIYRQQVIGKNKVIMRWLAHRGGALDFLEYQKANPGKPFPVCVALGADPATILGAVTPVPDNLSEYGFAGLLRGEKTDVVKALGSELQIPASAEIVLEGVIHPNEMAAEGPFGDHTGYYNEVEQFPVFTIERITMRKDPIYHSTYTGRPPDEPAILGVALNEVFVPILRKQFPEIVDFYLPPEGCSYRMAVVTMKKQYAGHAKRVMMGVWSFLRQFMYTKFIIVTDDDIDARNWEDVMWALTTRVDPSRDTLLVDNTPIDYLDFASPVSGLGSKMGIDATNKWPGETTREWGEPIRMREDVKQRVDAIWNQLGL, from the coding sequence ATGAAATACCACGACTTGCGAGATTTCATCGCCCTGCTGGAACAGCGCGGCTTGCTGAAACGCATTCAAACCGAAGTCGATGCCCATCTGGAAATGACCGAGATTTCCGATCGGGTGCTGCGTGCTGGTGGCCCGGCGCTATTGTTCGAAAACGTCAAAGGCCATTCGATGCCGGTACTGACCAATTTGTTTGGCACCACCGAGCGGGTCGCGCTCGGCATGGGCCAGGACAGCATCGAGCGCTTGCGCGAAGTCGGTGAAACGCTGGCATTTTTACGTCAGCCGGAACCACCAAAAGGGATTCGCGAAGCCTGGGGACAATTACCGGTTTGGAAACAGGTGTTGAATCTGTCGCCGCGTACGGTGCGCAGTGCTCCTTGCCAAGAGATTGTTCTCGAAGGTGATGCCGTCGATTTAAGTAACATCCCGGTGCAAACCTGCTGGCCTGGCGATGCCGGTCCGTTGATCACCTGGGGTTTGGTGATCACTCAAGGGCCGCACAAACCGCGCCAGAATCTCGGTATTTATCGCCAGCAAGTGATCGGCAAAAATAAAGTCATCATGCGCTGGCTCGCGCATCGCGGCGGCGCGCTCGATTTTCTCGAATACCAGAAAGCCAATCCCGGTAAACCGTTTCCGGTTTGTGTCGCGCTTGGTGCCGACCCGGCGACGATTCTTGGTGCCGTGACACCGGTGCCGGACAACTTAAGTGAATACGGTTTCGCCGGTTTATTGCGTGGCGAAAAGACCGATGTCGTCAAAGCCCTCGGTAGCGAGCTGCAGATCCCGGCGTCTGCCGAAATCGTGCTTGAAGGCGTAATTCATCCGAACGAAATGGCGGCAGAAGGGCCGTTTGGCGACCACACCGGTTATTACAACGAAGTCGAACAGTTTCCGGTGTTCACGATAGAACGCATTACGATGCGTAAAGATCCGATATACCACTCGACGTACACTGGCAGGCCGCCGGATGAACCAGCAATCCTCGGTGTCGCGTTGAATGAAGTATTTGTGCCTATCTTGCGCAAGCAATTTCCGGAGATCGTTGATTTCTATCTGCCACCGGAAGGCTGTTCGTATCGAATGGCGGTCGTGACGATGAAAAAGCAATACGCCGGTCACGCCAAGCGGGTGATGATGGGCGTATGGAGTTTTCTGCGCCAGTTCATGTACACCAAATTCATTATCGTCACCGACGACGATATCGATGCCCGCAACTGGGAAGACGTTATGTGGGCGCTGACCACGCGCGTCGATCCATCGCGCGATACGCTGCTGGTCGACAACACGCCAATCGATTACCTGGATTTTGCTTCGCCAGTATCCGGTCTTGGTTCGAAGATGGGTATCGATGCCACTAATAAGTGGCCGGGTGAAACCACCCGTGAATGGGGTGAACCGATTCGGATGCGCGAGGACGTCAAGCAGCGTGTTGATGCCATCTGGAATCAGCTTGGTTTATAA
- the rho gene encoding transcription termination factor Rho: MNLTELKKKSAQELSDIAQSYDLEGTARQRKQDIIFAILKNHAKNGEPIYGDGVLEILPDGFGFLRSSDGSYLAGPDDIYVSPSQIRRFNLHTGDTVAGQIRPPKDSERYFALLKVDHINFDKPENAKNKILFENLTPLHPKERLRLERGNGSTEDMTARVIDLCAPIGKGQRGLIVAPPKAGKTMMLQNIAHSITANHPDCTLIVLLIDERPEEVTEMQRSVRGEVVASTFDEPAPRHVQVAEMVIEKAKRLVEHKKDVVILLDSITRLARAYNTVIPSSGKVLTGGVDANALQKPKRFFGAARNIEEGGSLTIIATALIETGSKMDDVIYEEFKGTGNMELHLERKIAERRVFPAIHFNRSGTRREELITSPAELQKMWILRKILAPMQEIEGMEFLVDKLSLTKTNDEFFEMMKRQ; the protein is encoded by the coding sequence ATGAATCTGACCGAATTAAAGAAAAAATCCGCCCAAGAACTTTCTGATATCGCCCAGTCCTACGACCTTGAAGGCACCGCGCGCCAGCGCAAACAGGACATCATTTTCGCGATTCTGAAAAACCACGCGAAAAACGGCGAGCCGATTTACGGCGATGGCGTACTGGAAATTCTGCCCGATGGTTTCGGCTTCCTGCGTTCCTCGGATGGCTCTTACCTCGCTGGCCCTGATGACATTTATGTGTCGCCATCGCAAATCCGCCGGTTCAACCTGCATACCGGTGACACTGTAGCCGGGCAAATTCGCCCGCCAAAAGATTCCGAACGTTATTTCGCGTTGCTGAAAGTTGACCACATCAACTTCGACAAGCCGGAAAACGCCAAAAACAAAATTCTGTTTGAAAACCTGACTCCGCTGCACCCGAAAGAGCGTTTGCGTCTGGAGCGTGGTAACGGTTCGACCGAGGACATGACTGCACGTGTCATCGACTTGTGCGCGCCGATTGGCAAAGGCCAACGCGGCTTGATCGTGGCGCCGCCGAAAGCCGGTAAAACCATGATGCTGCAGAACATTGCCCACTCAATTACCGCCAATCACCCGGACTGCACGCTGATCGTCTTGCTGATCGACGAGCGCCCTGAGGAAGTCACCGAAATGCAGCGCTCGGTGCGCGGCGAAGTGGTCGCCTCAACGTTCGATGAACCGGCACCGCGTCACGTCCAGGTCGCCGAGATGGTCATTGAAAAAGCCAAACGCCTGGTTGAGCACAAAAAAGACGTGGTCATTCTGCTCGACTCGATTACCCGATTGGCCCGTGCTTACAACACCGTTATTCCTTCATCGGGCAAAGTATTGACCGGTGGTGTCGATGCCAACGCGCTGCAAAAACCGAAACGCTTTTTCGGTGCCGCCCGTAACATTGAAGAAGGCGGCAGTCTGACCATTATCGCCACCGCGTTGATCGAAACCGGCTCGAAAATGGACGACGTCATTTACGAAGAATTCAAAGGCACCGGCAACATGGAACTGCACCTCGAGCGCAAAATCGCTGAGCGTCGCGTGTTCCCGGCGATTCACTTCAACCGCTCGGGTACTCGCCGCGAGGAGTTGATCACGTCGCCAGCTGAATTGCAGAAGATGTGGATTCTGCGCAAGATTCTGGCGCCGATGCAGGAAATCGAAGGCATGGAATTCCTGGTCGACAAGCTCAGCCTGACCAAGACCAATGACGAATTCTTCGAGATGATGAAGCGTCAATGA
- the trxA gene encoding thioredoxin TrxA — protein sequence MSSNITYLTDDSFEAEVLKADGPVLVDYWAEWCGPCRMIAPILDEISGEYAGKLKVAKLNIDENPATAPKYGIRGIPTLMLFKNGQVAATKVGALSKSQLTAFIDSNI from the coding sequence ATGAGCTCAAATATTACCTATTTAACCGACGATAGCTTTGAAGCCGAAGTCCTGAAGGCGGATGGCCCGGTCCTGGTCGACTACTGGGCCGAATGGTGTGGCCCTTGCCGTATGATCGCGCCAATTCTGGACGAGATCTCTGGCGAATACGCCGGTAAGCTCAAGGTCGCCAAGCTTAACATCGACGAGAACCCGGCAACAGCGCCGAAATATGGCATTCGCGGCATCCCGACGCTGATGCTGTTCAAGAACGGTCAGGTCGCCGCGACCAAAGTCGGTGCGCTGTCGAAGTCGCAACTGACGGCATTCATCGACAGCAATATCTGA